A part of Escherichia marmotae genomic DNA contains:
- the tdcG gene encoding L-serine ammonia-lyase: MISAFDIFKIGIGPSSSHTVGPMNAGKSFIDRLVSSGLLTATSHIVVDLYGSLSLTGKGHATDIAIIMGLAGNSPQDVVIDEIPAFIELVTRSSRLPVVAGAHVVDFPVAKNIIFHPEMLPRHENGMRITAWKGQKELLSKTYYSVGGGFIVEDEHFGLTHDVEMPVPYDFHSAGELLKMCDYNGLSISGLMMQNELALRSKAEIDAGFARIWQVMSDGIERGMNTEGVLPGPLNVPRRSVALRRLLLSSDNISNDPMNVIDWINMFALAVSEENAAGGRVVTAPTNGACGIIPAVLAYYDKFRRPLNERSIARFLLAAGAIGALYKMNASISGAEVGCQGEIGVACSMAAAGLTELLGGSPAQVCNAAEIAMEHNLGLTCDPVAGQVQIPCIERNAINAVKAVNAARMAMQRTSAPRVSLDKVIETMYETGKDMNDKYRETSRGGLAIKVVCG, from the coding sequence ATGATTAGTGCATTCGATATTTTCAAAATTGGTATTGGTCCCTCCAGTTCGCATACCGTGGGGCCAATGAATGCTGGAAAAAGTTTTATCGATCGGCTGGTAAGTAGTGGTTTATTAACCGCAACGAGCCACATTGTGGTCGATCTTTACGGGTCGTTGTCACTGACGGGCAAAGGCCATGCCACGGATATCGCTATCATCATGGGACTGGCAGGGAACAGTCCGCAGGATGTTGTTATTGATGAGATCCCTGCATTTATTGAACTTGTGACGCGCAGTAGTCGACTCCCGGTGGTGGCAGGCGCACATGTGGTTGATTTTCCTGTAGCAAAAAACATTATTTTTCATCCGGAAATGTTGCCGCGTCATGAGAACGGAATGCGGATTACTGCCTGGAAAGGGCAGAAAGAACTCTTAAGCAAAACCTATTATTCTGTCGGCGGCGGTTTTATTGTTGAAGACGAACACTTCGGCCTGACGCATGATGTCGAAATGCCAGTACCTTATGACTTCCATTCGGCAGGCGAACTGCTGAAAATGTGTGATTACAATGGGCTGTCTATTTCTGGTCTGATGATGCAAAACGAACTGGCGTTGCGCAGCAAAGCGGAAATTGACGCTGGTTTTGCGCGTATCTGGCAGGTGATGTCTGACGGTATTGAACGCGGCATGAACACCGAAGGCGTATTGCCTGGCCCGCTCAATGTCCCACGCCGGTCGGTGGCGCTGCGCCGCTTGCTGCTTTCTAGTGACAATATCTCTAACGATCCAATGAATGTGATCGACTGGATCAATATGTTTGCTCTGGCGGTCAGTGAAGAAAACGCCGCTGGTGGACGTGTAGTGACGGCACCCACTAACGGCGCTTGCGGTATTATTCCGGCGGTGCTGGCCTATTACGATAAATTCCGCCGTCCGCTCAATGAGCGCTCTATCGCTCGTTTTCTACTGGCGGCTGGTGCTATCGGCGCGCTATATAAAATGAATGCCTCCATTTCCGGTGCGGAAGTGGGGTGTCAGGGGGAAATTGGCGTGGCCTGTTCGATGGCAGCGGCAGGGCTAACCGAACTGCTGGGCGGTAGCCCGGCTCAGGTGTGTAATGCGGCGGAAATCGCCATGGAGCATAACCTTGGGCTGACCTGCGATCCGGTAGCCGGGCAGGTGCAAATTCCGTGTATTGAGCGGAATGCGATTAATGCCGTGAAAGCGGTGAACGCAGCGCGGATGGCGATGCAGCGTACCTCTGCACCACGTGTTTCGCTCGATAAAGTGATCGAGACGATGTATGAGACTGGCAAAGATATGAACGATAAATACCGCGAAACTTCACGCGGAGGACTGGCTATTAAAGTGGTCTGCGGCTGA
- a CDS encoding enamine/imine deaminase, producing MKKIIETQRAPGAIGPYVQGVDLGSMVFTSGQIPVCPQSGEIPADVKDQARLSLQNVKEIVVAAGLSVGDIVKMTVFITDLNDFATINEVYKQFFDEHQATYPTRSCVQVARLPKDVKLEIEAIAVRSV from the coding sequence ATGAAAAAAATTATCGAAACGCAACGTGCCCCGGGGGCAATCGGCCCTTATGTTCAGGGTGTGGATTTAGGCAGCATGGTCTTCACTTCCGGGCAAATTCCGGTTTGCCCGCAGAGCGGCGAGATCCCGGCTGATGTGAAAGATCAGGCACGTTTAAGCCTGCAAAACGTCAAAGAGATTGTTGTCGCTGCCGGTTTGTCCGTGGGCGATATCGTCAAGATGACGGTATTTATCACCGATCTGAACGACTTCGCCACCATCAATGAAGTCTATAAGCAGTTCTTTGATGAGCATCAGGCGACCTACCCGACCCGTAGCTGCGTGCAGGTCGCGCGTTTGCCGAAAGATGTGAAGCTGGAAATCGAAGCTATCGCAGTACGTAGCGTGTAA
- the tdcE gene encoding 2-ketobutyrate formate-lyase/pyruvate formate-lyase has product MKVDIDTSDKLYADAWLGFKGTDWKNEINVRDFIQHNYTPYEGDESFLAEATPATTALWEKVMEGIRIENATHAPLDFDTNIATTITAHDAGYIDQPLEKIVGLQTDAPLKRALHPFGGINMIKSSFHAYGREMDSEFEYIFTDLRKTHNQGVFDVYSPDMLRCRKSGVLTGLPDGYGRGRIIGDYRRVALYGISYLVRERELQFADLQSRLEKGEDLEATIRLREELAEHRRALLQIQEMAAKYGFDISRPAQNAQEAVQWLYFAYLAAVKSQNGGAMSLGRTASFLDIYIERDFKAGVLNEQQAQELIDHFIMKIRMVRFLRTPEFDSLFSGDPIWATEVIGGMGLDGRTLVTKNSFRYLHTLHTMGPAPEPNLTILWSEALPIAFKKYAAQVSIVTSSLQYENDDLMRTDFNSDDYAIACCVSPMVIGKQMQFFGARANLAKTLLYAINGGMDEKLKIQVGPKMAPLMDDVLDYDKVMDNLDHFMDWLAVQYISALNLIHYMHDKYSYEASLMALHDRDVYRTMACGIAGLSVATDSLSAIKYARVKPIRDENGLAVDFEIDGEYPQYGNNDERVDSIACDLVERFMKKIKALPTYRNAVPTQSILTITSNVVYGQKTGNTPDGRRAGTPFAPGANPMHGRDRKGAVASLTSVAKLPFTYAKDGISYTFSIVPAALGKEDPVRKTNLVGLLDGYFHHEADIEGGQHLNVNVMNREMLLDAIEHPAKYPNLTIRVSGYAVRFNALTREQQQDVISRTFTQAL; this is encoded by the coding sequence ATGAAGGTAGATATCGATACCAGCGATAAGCTGTACGCCGACGCATGGCTTGGCTTTAAAGGTACGGACTGGAAAAACGAAATTAATGTCCGCGATTTTATTCAACACAACTATACACCTTATGAAGGGGATGAATCTTTCCTTGCCGAAGCAACGCCTGCAACCACGGCGTTGTGGGAAAAAGTAATGGAGGGCATTCGTATCGAAAACGCGACTCACGCGCCGTTAGATTTCGATACCAATATTGCCACCACCATTACCGCTCATGATGCGGGATATATTGATCAGCCGCTGGAAAAAATAGTGGGTCTGCAAACGGATGCGCCGTTAAAACGCGCGCTGCATCCGTTCGGTGGCATTAATATGATTAAAAGTTCATTCCACGCGTATGGCCGTGAAATGGACAGCGAATTTGAGTACATCTTTACCGATCTGCGTAAAACCCATAACCAGGGTGTATTTGATGTTTATTCACCGGATATGCTGCGCTGCCGTAAATCTGGGGTACTGACCGGTTTGCCGGACGGTTATGGTCGCGGACGTATTATCGGAGACTATCGCCGCGTGGCGTTGTACGGCATCAGCTATCTGGTGCGTGAACGCGAACTGCAATTTGCCGATCTTCAGTCTCGTCTGGAAAAAGGCGAAGATCTGGAAGCCACTATCCGTCTGCGTGAAGAACTGGCAGAACATCGTCGTGCGCTGTTACAGATTCAGGAAATGGCAGCGAAATATGGCTTTGACATTTCCCGTCCGGCGCAAAATGCGCAGGAAGCGGTGCAATGGCTCTATTTCGCCTACCTGGCGGCGGTGAAATCGCAAAACGGTGGTGCGATGTCTCTTGGTCGTACCGCGTCGTTCCTCGATATCTACATTGAACGCGACTTTAAAGCCGGTGTGCTCAATGAGCAGCAGGCGCAGGAACTGATCGACCACTTCATTATGAAGATCCGCATGGTGCGCTTCTTGCGTACACCAGAATTTGATTCGCTGTTCTCCGGCGATCCAATCTGGGCTACGGAAGTGATCGGCGGGATGGGGCTGGATGGCCGCACACTGGTGACCAAAAACTCCTTCCGTTATCTGCATACCCTGCACACTATGGGGCCAGCACCGGAACCTAACCTGACTATTCTGTGGTCGGAAGCGCTGCCGATTGCCTTCAAAAAATATGCGGCGCAAGTGTCTATCGTCACCTCTTCCTTGCAGTATGAAAACGACGATCTGATGCGCACTGACTTCAACAGCGATGATTACGCGATTGCCTGCTGCGTCAGCCCAATGGTGATTGGTAAGCAGATGCAGTTCTTCGGCGCACGCGCTAACCTGGCGAAAACATTGCTGTATGCAATCAACGGCGGGATGGACGAGAAGCTGAAGATTCAGGTGGGCCCGAAAATGGCTCCGCTGATGGACGACGTGCTGGACTACGACAAAGTGATGGATAACCTCGACCACTTCATGGACTGGCTGGCGGTGCAGTACATCAGCGCGCTGAACCTCATCCACTACATGCATGACAAGTACAGCTACGAAGCCTCGCTGATGGCACTGCACGATCGTGATGTTTATCGCACGATGGCATGCGGGATTGCTGGCTTGTCGGTGGCGACGGACTCCTTGTCCGCAATTAAATATGCTCGCGTGAAACCGATTCGTGACGAAAACGGTCTGGCGGTGGACTTCGAAATTGACGGTGAATATCCGCAGTACGGCAACAACGACGAGCGCGTAGACAGTATTGCCTGCGACCTGGTTGAACGCTTTATGAAGAAAATTAAAGCGCTACCAACCTATCGTAACGCCGTGCCGACCCAGTCGATTCTGACGATCACCTCAAACGTCGTGTACGGACAGAAGACAGGTAACACGCCGGACGGTCGTCGTGCGGGTACTCCGTTTGCCCCTGGCGCTAACCCGATGCACGGTCGTGACCGCAAAGGGGCCGTGGCTTCGCTGACCTCTGTGGCGAAACTGCCGTTCACCTACGCCAAAGACGGTATTTCGTACACCTTCTCAATTGTCCCTGCGGCGTTGGGCAAAGAAGATCCGGTACGCAAAACCAACCTTGTCGGTCTGCTGGATGGCTATTTCCACCACGAAGCGGATATCGAAGGCGGTCAACATCTCAACGTCAACGTTATGAACCGGGAAATGTTGTTGGATGCCATCGAGCACCCGGCAAAATACCCTAACCTGACAATCCGTGTCTCTGGCTACGCTGTGCGCTTCAACGCGCTGACCCGTGAACAGCAACAGGATGTGATTTCACGTACCTTTACCCAGGCGCTCTGA
- the tdcD gene encoding propionate kinase: MNEFPVVLVINCGSSSIKFSVLDTSDCEVLMSGIADGINSENAFLSVNGGEPAPLAHHSYEGALKAIAFELEKRNLNDRVALIGHRIAHGGSIFTESAIITDEVIDNIRRVSPLAPLHNYANLSGIESAQQLFPGVTQVAVFDTSFHQTMAPEAYLYGLPWKYYEELGVRRYGFHGTSHRYVSQRAYSLLDLAEDDSGLVVAHLGNGASICAVRNGQSVDTSMGMTPLEGLMMGTRSGDVDFGAMSWVASQTNQSLGDLERVVNKESGLLGISGLSSDLRVLEKAWHEGHERAQLAIKTFVHRIARHIAGHAASLHRLDGIIFTGGIGENSSLIRRLVMEHLAVLGVEIDTEMNNRSNSYGERIISSENASVICAVIPTNEEKMIALDAIHLGKVNAPAEFA; encoded by the coding sequence ATGAATGAATTTCCGGTTGTTTTAGTTATTAACTGTGGTTCGTCTTCAATTAAGTTTTCTGTGCTGGATACCTCAGACTGTGAAGTATTAATGTCAGGTATTGCCGATGGTATTAACTCGGAAAATGCATTCTTATCCGTAAATGGAGGAGAGCCAGCACCGCTGGCTCACCACAGCTACGAAGGTGCATTGAAGGCAATTGCATTTGAACTGGAAAAACGGAATTTAAATGACAGAGTGGCCTTAATTGGCCACCGTATCGCCCACGGCGGCAGTATTTTTACCGAGTCCGCCATTATTACCGATGAGGTCATTGATAATATCCGCCGTGTTTCCCCGCTTGCGCCGCTGCATAATTACGCCAATTTAAGTGGTATTGAATCGGCACAGCAATTATTTCCAGGTGTAACTCAGGTGGCGGTATTTGATACCAGCTTCCATCAGACAATGGCTCCAGAGGCTTATTTATATGGCCTGCCGTGGAAATATTACGAAGAGCTTGGCGTGCGTCGTTATGGCTTCCACGGAACCTCGCACCGCTACGTTTCTCAGCGCGCCTATTCGCTGCTGGATCTGGCGGAAGATGACTCCGGTCTGGTGGTCGCGCATCTTGGCAATGGTGCATCTATCTGTGCAGTTCGCAATGGTCAGAGCGTGGATACCTCAATGGGAATGACGCCGCTGGAAGGGTTGATGATGGGCACGCGCAGTGGTGATGTTGACTTCGGTGCGATGTCCTGGGTGGCGAGTCAAACCAACCAGAGCCTGGGCGACCTGGAACGCGTGGTAAATAAAGAGTCGGGATTATTAGGTATTTCCGGTCTTTCTTCCGACTTGCGCGTACTGGAAAAAGCCTGGCATGAAGGCCATGAGCGTGCACAACTGGCAATTAAAACCTTTGTTCACCGAATTGCCCGCCATATTGCCGGACACGCTGCCTCATTACATCGCCTGGATGGAATTATATTCACCGGTGGAATAGGGGAGAACTCAAGTTTAATTCGTCGTTTGGTTATGGAACATTTAGCTGTATTAGGAGTAGAGATTGATACAGAAATGAATAATCGATCTAACTCTTACGGTGAACGAATTATTTCCAGTGAAAATGCGAGCGTAATTTGCGCCGTTATTCCGACCAACGAAGAAAAAATGATTGCCTTAGATGCGATTCATTTAGGCAAAGTAAACGCCCCCGCAGAATTTGCATAA
- the tdcC gene encoding threonine/serine transporter TdcC, giving the protein MSTSDSIVSSQTKQSSWRKSDTTWTLGLFGTAIGAGVLFFPIRAGFGGLIPILLMLVLAYPIAFYCHRALARLCLSGSNPSGNITETVEEHFGKTGGVVITFLYFFAICPLLWIYGVTITNTFMTFWENQLGFAPLNRGFVALFLLLLMAFVIWFGKDLMVKVMSYLVWPFIASLVLISLSLIPYWNSAVIDQVDLGALSLTGHDGILITVWLGISIMVFSFNFSPIVSSFVVSKREEYEKDFGRDFTERKCSQIISRASMLMVAVVMFFAFSCLFTLSPANMAEAKAQNIPVLSYLANHFASMTGTKTTFAITLEYAASIIALVAIFKSFFGHYLGTLEGLNGLILKFGYKGDKTKVSLGKLNTISMIFIMGSTWVVAYANPNILDLIEAMGAPIIASLLCLLPMYAIRKAPSLAKYRGRLDNVFVTVIGLLTILNIVYKLF; this is encoded by the coding sequence ATGAGTACTTCAGATAGCATTGTATCCAGCCAGACAAAACAATCGTCATGGCGTAAATCAGATACCACATGGACGTTAGGTTTGTTTGGCACGGCAATCGGCGCCGGGGTGCTGTTCTTCCCTATCCGCGCAGGTTTTGGCGGACTAATTCCGATTCTGCTGATGTTGGTATTGGCATACCCAATCGCGTTTTATTGTCACCGGGCGCTGGCGCGTCTGTGCCTTTCCGGCTCTAACCCTTCCGGCAACATTACGGAAACGGTGGAAGAGCATTTTGGTAAAACCGGCGGCGTGGTCATTACGTTCCTGTATTTCTTCGCGATTTGCCCACTGCTGTGGATTTATGGCGTTACCATTACCAACACCTTTATGACTTTCTGGGAAAACCAGCTCGGCTTTGCGCCACTGAATCGCGGCTTTGTGGCGCTGTTCCTGCTGCTGTTGATGGCCTTCGTCATCTGGTTTGGTAAGGATCTGATGGTTAAAGTAATGAGCTACCTGGTATGGCCGTTTATCGCCAGCCTGGTGCTGATTTCTCTGTCGCTGATCCCTTACTGGAACTCTGCGGTTATCGATCAAGTTGATCTCGGTGCGCTGTCGTTAACGGGTCATGATGGCATTCTGATCACCGTCTGGTTGGGGATTTCCATTATGGTCTTCTCCTTTAACTTCTCGCCAATCGTCTCTTCCTTCGTGGTTTCTAAACGTGAAGAGTATGAGAAAGATTTTGGACGCGACTTCACCGAGCGTAAATGTTCACAAATTATCTCTCGTGCCAGCATGTTGATGGTTGCGGTAGTGATGTTCTTCGCCTTTAGCTGCCTGTTTACACTTTCTCCGGCGAATATGGCGGAAGCGAAAGCGCAGAATATTCCGGTACTTTCTTATCTGGCTAACCACTTTGCGTCCATGACCGGCACCAAAACGACGTTCGCTATTACGCTGGAATATGCGGCTTCCATCATCGCACTGGTGGCTATCTTCAAATCTTTCTTCGGTCACTATTTGGGGACGCTGGAAGGTCTGAACGGTCTGATTCTGAAGTTCGGTTATAAAGGTGACAAAACCAAAGTGTCGCTGGGTAAACTGAATACTATCAGCATGATCTTCATCATGGGCTCTACCTGGGTTGTCGCCTACGCCAACCCGAACATTCTGGACCTGATTGAAGCGATGGGTGCACCGATTATTGCCTCACTGCTGTGCCTGTTGCCGATGTACGCCATTCGTAAAGCGCCGTCTCTGGCGAAATACCGTGGTCGTCTGGATAACGTGTTTGTCACCGTGATTGGTCTGCTGACCATCCTGAACATCGTATACAAACTGTTTTAA
- the tdcB gene encoding bifunctional threonine ammonia-lyase/L-serine ammonia-lyase TdcB produces MHITYDLPVAIDDIIEAKQRLAGRIYKTGMPRSNYFSERCKGEIFLKFENMQRTGSFKIRGAFNKLSSLTDAEKRKGVVACSAGNHAQGVSLSCAMLGIDGKVVMPKGAPKSKVAATCDYSAEVVLHGDNFNDTIAKVSEIVETEGRIFIPPYDDPKVIAGQGTIGLEIMEDLYDVDNVIVPIGGGGLIAGIAVAIKSINPTIRVIGVQSENVHGMAASFHSGEITTHRTTGTLADGCDVARPGNLTYEIVRELVDDIVLVSEDEIRNSMIALIQRNKVVTEGAGALACAALLSGKLDQYIQNRKTVSIISGGNIDLSRVSQITGFVGA; encoded by the coding sequence ATGCATATTACATACGATCTGCCGGTTGCTATTGATGACATTATTGAAGCAAAACAACGTCTGGCTGGGCGAATTTATAAAACAGGCATGCCTCGCTCTAACTACTTTAGTGAACGTTGCAAAGGTGAAATATTCCTGAAGTTTGAAAACATGCAGCGTACTGGTTCATTTAAAATTCGAGGTGCATTTAATAAATTAAGCTCCTTAACCGATGCCGAGAAACGCAAGGGGGTAGTGGCCTGTTCGGCGGGCAACCATGCACAAGGGGTTTCGCTTTCCTGTGCGATGCTGGGGATTGATGGTAAAGTCGTGATGCCGAAAGGCGCGCCAAAATCCAAAGTTGCGGCAACGTGTGACTACTCCGCTGAAGTCGTACTGCATGGCGATAACTTCAACGATACCATCGCCAAAGTAAGTGAAATTGTCGAAACGGAAGGTCGCATCTTTATTCCCCCTTATGATGATCCGAAAGTCATTGCCGGCCAGGGAACGATTGGTCTGGAAATTATGGAAGATCTCTATGATGTCGATAACGTAATTGTACCAATTGGCGGTGGTGGTTTAATTGCCGGTATTGCAGTGGCGATTAAATCTATTAACCCAACTATCCGTGTTATTGGTGTGCAGTCAGAAAACGTTCACGGTATGGCGGCTTCTTTCCACTCGGGAGAAATAACCACGCACCGAACTACCGGCACCCTGGCGGATGGTTGTGATGTCGCTCGCCCGGGTAATTTAACTTACGAAATCGTTCGTGAATTAGTCGATGATATCGTGCTGGTTAGCGAAGACGAAATCAGAAACAGTATGATTGCCTTAATTCAGCGCAATAAAGTCGTCACCGAAGGCGCGGGCGCTCTGGCATGTGCTGCATTATTAAGCGGTAAATTAGACCAATATATTCAAAACAGAAAAACCGTCAGTATTATTTCCGGCGGTAATATCGATCTTTCCCGCGTCTCTCAAATCACCGGTTTCGTTGGCGCTTAA
- the tdcA gene encoding transcriptional regulator TdcA, translating to MSTILLPKTQHLVVFQEVIRSGSIGSAAKELGLTQPAVSKIINDIEDYFGVELVVRKNTGVTLTPAGQLLLSRSESITREMKNMVNEISGMSTEAVVEVSFGFPSLIGFTFMSGMINKFKEVFPKAQVSMYEAQLSSFLPAIRDGRLDFAIGTLSAEMKLQDLHVEPLFESEFVLVAGKSRTCTGTTTLESLKNEQWVLPQTNMGYYSELLTTLQRNGISIENIVKTDSVVTIYNLVLNADFLTVIPCDMTSPFGSNQFITIPVEETLPVARYAAVWSKNYRIKKAASVLVELAKEYSSYNGCRRRQLIEVG from the coding sequence ATGAGCACTATTCTTCTTCCTAAAACGCAACACCTGGTAGTCTTTCAGGAAGTCATCAGAAGTGGCTCTATTGGATCGGCTGCAAAAGAATTAGGGTTAACTCAACCAGCGGTAAGTAAAATCATTAACGATATTGAAGATTATTTTGGCGTTGAATTAGTCGTTCGGAAAAATACCGGCGTAACGCTGACACCTGCTGGTCAATTGTTGCTCTCTCGTTCCGAATCCATTACCCGCGAAATGAAAAATATGGTTAATGAGATTAGCGGTATGTCCACTGAGGCTGTAGTGGAAGTCTCATTTGGTTTTCCATCGCTGATTGGCTTTACCTTTATGTCCGGGATGATCAACAAATTCAAAGAGGTGTTCCCGAAAGCGCAGGTCTCAATGTATGAAGCGCAACTGTCTTCGTTCTTACCGGCTATCCGCGATGGGCGCCTGGATTTTGCGATAGGTACGTTAAGTGCAGAAATGAAGCTTCAGGATTTGCATGTTGAGCCGCTGTTCGAATCAGAATTCGTGCTGGTTGCCGGTAAGTCCCGAACATGCACCGGCACCACCACGCTGGAGTCTTTGAAGAACGAACAGTGGGTGTTGCCACAAACGAATATGGGATACTACAGCGAGCTACTCACCACGCTACAAAGAAATGGCATCAGTATTGAAAACATCGTTAAAACCGACTCGGTCGTCACCATTTATAATCTTGTTCTCAATGCTGATTTCTTAACCGTTATTCCCTGCGATATGACTTCACCTTTTGGTTCTAATCAATTTATTACTATTCCGGTTGAGGAAACGTTGCCGGTGGCACGATATGCCGCAGTATGGTCAAAAAATTATCGTATCAAAAAAGCAGCATCAGTTTTGGTGGAATTAGCTAAAGAGTATTCATCTTATAATGGGTGTCGACGAAGGCAATTAATAGAAGTTGGTTAG
- the garK gene encoding glycerate 2-kinase, whose product MKIVIAPDSYKESLSASEVAQAIEKGFREIFPDAHYVSVPVADGGEGTVEAMIAATQGTERQAWVTGPLGEKVNACWGISGDGKTAFIEMAAASGLALVPAEKRDPLVTTSRGTGELILQALESGATTIIIGIGGSATNDGGAGMVQALGAKLSDASGNEIGFGGGSLNTLNTIDISGLDPRLKDCTIRVACDVTNPLVGDSGASRIFGPQKGANEATIVELDKNLSHYADVIKKSLYVDVKDVPGSGAAGGMGAALMAFLGAELKSGIEIVTTALNLEEHIHDCTLVITGEGRIDSQSIHGKVPIGVANVAKKYHKPVIGIAGSLTKDVGVVHQHGIDAVFSVLNSIVTLDEAFSGAYDNIYRASRNIAATLAIGMRSAG is encoded by the coding sequence ATGAAAATCGTAATCGCCCCAGATTCTTACAAAGAAAGTTTATCTGCCAGCGAGGTTGCGCAGGCGATAGAAAAGGGATTTCGGGAAATTTTTCCTGATGCACACTATGTTTCTGTTCCCGTTGCTGATGGCGGTGAAGGAACGGTGGAAGCGATGATTGCTGCCACTCAGGGGACCGAACGTCAAGCCTGGGTTACGGGGCCGCTGGGTGAGAAGGTGAATGCCTGTTGGGGGATCTCTGGCGACGGTAAAACCGCGTTTATTGAAATGGCGGCGGCCAGTGGGCTGGCGTTGGTTCCAGCGGAAAAGCGTGATCCGTTGGTGACCACTTCTCGTGGTACGGGTGAGTTAATCTTGCAGGCGCTGGAGAGCGGCGCAACCACTATTATTATCGGCATTGGCGGCAGTGCTACCAATGATGGCGGCGCGGGAATGGTGCAGGCGCTGGGAGCGAAGTTAAGCGATGCCAGTGGTAATGAAATCGGCTTTGGTGGCGGCAGCCTCAATACCCTGAATACCATTGATATCTCTGGCCTTGATCCACGCTTAAAGGATTGTACGATTCGCGTCGCCTGCGATGTCACCAATCCGCTGGTGGGCGACAGCGGCGCGTCACGTATCTTTGGCCCGCAGAAAGGGGCTAATGAAGCCACGATTGTTGAGCTGGACAAGAATCTCTCTCACTATGCTGATGTCATCAAAAAATCGCTGTATGTTGATGTGAAAGACGTCCCCGGATCTGGTGCTGCGGGCGGTATGGGGGCGGCGCTAATGGCGTTTCTTGGTGCAGAGCTAAAGAGCGGCATTGAGATTGTGACTACGGCGTTGAATCTGGAAGAACATATTCACGATTGTACGTTGGTGATCACCGGAGAAGGGCGCATTGATAGCCAGAGTATCCACGGCAAAGTACCGATTGGCGTAGCGAATGTCGCGAAGAAATACCATAAACCGGTAATTGGTATTGCAGGGAGTCTGACGAAGGATGTCGGCGTTGTGCATCAGCACGGCATCGATGCCGTATTCAGCGTGTTGAACAGCATTGTTACCCTGGATGAAGCTTTCAGCGGGGCTTATGACAATATTTACCGCGCTTCACGCAATATCGCCGCCACACTGGCGATTGGAATGCGCAGTGCGGGGTGA
- the garR gene encoding 2-hydroxy-3-oxopropionate reductase translates to MTMKVGFIGLGIMGKPMSKNLLKAGYSLVVSDRNPEAIADVITAGAETASTAKAIAEQCDVIITMLPNSPHVKEVALGENGIIEGAKPGTVLIDMSSIAPLASREISEALKAKGIDMLDAPVSGGEPKAIDGTLSVMVGGDKAIFDKYYDLMKAMAGSVVYTGEIGAGNVTKLANQVIVALNIAAMSEALTLATKAGVNPDLVYQAIRGGLAGSTVLDAKAPMVMDRNFKPGFRIDLHIKDLANALDTSHDVGAQLPLTAVVMEMMQALRADGLGTADHSALACYYEKLAKVEVTRE, encoded by the coding sequence ATGACTATGAAAGTTGGTTTTATTGGCCTGGGTATTATGGGTAAACCAATGAGTAAAAACCTTCTGAAAGCAGGTTACTCGCTGGTGGTTTCTGACCGTAATCCAGAAGCTATCGCTGACGTGATTACCGCAGGCGCAGAAACCGCGTCTACGGCTAAAGCCATCGCTGAACAGTGCGATGTCATCATTACCATGCTGCCAAACTCTCCGCACGTGAAAGAAGTGGCGCTGGGGGAAAATGGCATCATTGAAGGTGCAAAACCAGGGACGGTATTAATCGATATGAGTTCAATCGCTCCGCTGGCAAGCCGTGAAATCAGCGAAGCACTGAAAGCGAAAGGTATTGATATGCTGGACGCCCCGGTGAGCGGCGGTGAACCGAAAGCCATCGATGGCACCCTGTCAGTGATGGTGGGTGGCGACAAAGCTATTTTCGACAAATACTATGACTTGATGAAAGCGATGGCGGGATCCGTTGTATATACCGGAGAAATCGGTGCAGGCAACGTCACCAAACTGGCAAACCAGGTCATTGTAGCGCTGAATATTGCGGCGATGTCAGAAGCGTTAACGCTGGCAACCAAAGCGGGCGTTAATCCTGATCTGGTTTATCAGGCGATTCGTGGTGGGCTGGCGGGAAGTACTGTACTCGATGCAAAAGCGCCGATGGTGATGGACAGGAATTTCAAGCCGGGCTTCCGTATCGATCTGCATATTAAGGATCTGGCAAATGCGCTGGATACCTCCCATGACGTTGGTGCGCAATTGCCGCTGACCGCAGTGGTCATGGAGATGATGCAGGCGCTGCGTGCCGATGGGCTGGGAACAGCAGACCACAGCGCTCTGGCGTGCTACTACGAAAAACTGGCGAAAGTCGAAGTCACTCGCGAGTGA